The following coding sequences lie in one Caloenas nicobarica isolate bCalNic1 chromosome 17, bCalNic1.hap1, whole genome shotgun sequence genomic window:
- the PIGW gene encoding phosphatidylinositol-glycan biosynthesis class W protein — translation MSQKHLKEAFISNLNGTSLLEISFGLTLAPLCLLCRGLLLILYYLHYGKPLNSRKYSLLLDFLVLVSPLVFSCTVLSPIMCFVPAILVAFCAGIFSKICSQRKHETRVPFRQIVKDFQETYLDPEYIPAITAFRVYVNVLTSISILAVDFPQYPRRFAKAETYGTGVMDFGVGAFIFGNALVCPEVRQKFCVTQSKFSSLARQFFSVWPLIFLGIGRLLSVKSIEYHEHTSEYGVHWNFFFTLAFVRLAASLLLAIFPKNISWIIAINLAVLYQLTLNTTSLKMFILHGGDGRGTRVGFLNANREGLLSLFGYLAIYLASVQVGLCLLKCGNSVRGWIQAVCLSLLTVLVLFLFLHFSQAHVDPVSRRMANLSYCMWVVAHSLMFLVCFVVTDLALVFTKLLVKGSSVPCCWNILKRPSTSGKRRTEAVPVGRAGALSHVCLISAINKNQLIFFLLANVMTGTVNILIDTIHSRTAFTLCILHLYMFVNCLIMYILHAKNIVLKFW, via the coding sequence atgTCACAAAAGCACCTGAAGGAAGCCTTCATTAGCAATTTAAACGGGACCAGTTTGCTGGAAATTTCATTTGGCTTGACTCTAGCTCCACTTTGCCTGCTTTGCAGAGGGCTCCTCTTGATTCTGTATTACCTGCACTATGGCAAACCTTTAAACTCAAGGAAATACAGCCTGCTGCTAGACTTCCTTGTGCTAGTGTCTCCTCTCGTGTTCTCCTGCACAGTCTTGTCTCCAATCATGTGTTTTGTGCCAGCTATCCTTGTAGCCTTCTGTGCTGGAATATTCTCCAAAATATGCAGCCAAAGAAAACACGAGACCAGAGTCCCTTTTAGGCAAATTGTAAAAGACTTCCAGGAGACGTACTTGGATCCAGAATACATTCCAGCAATAACTGCGTTTCGTGTTTATGTCAATGTGTTGACATCAATCAGCATTTTAGCAGTGGATTTCCCGCAATATCCACGGCGATTTGCCAAAGCCGAGACTTATGGAACAGGAGTTATGGATTTTGGGGttggagcttttatttttggtaatGCTCTTGTTTGTCCTGAGGTTAGACAAAAGTTTTGTGTGACACAATCCAAATTTTCCAGTCTGGCCAGGcagttcttttctgtttggcCGTTGATTTTTCTTGGCATTGGACGACTGCTGAGTGTTAAATCTATAGAGTACCATGAACATACTTCAGAGTATGGAGTGCACtggaattttttctttactttagCATTTGTGAGGCTTGCAGCATCTCTACTTTTAGCCATATttccaaaaaatatttcttggatCATCGCTATAAACCTGGCTGTACTTTATCAGCTTACTCTTAACACTACCTCTCTGAAGATGTTTATCTTGCATGGCGGCGATGGCAGAGGTACCAGGGTTGGCTTTTTAAACGCCAACAGGGAAGGACTGCTCTCTCTCTTTGGATATTTAGCCATCTATCTGGCGAGCGTGCAAGTGGGGCTGTGTCTGCTGAAGTGCGGGAACTCGGTGCGAGGCTGGATCCAAGCGGTGTGTTTGTCACTGCTCACGGTTCTCGTGCTCTTCCTATTTCTTCACTTCTCACAAGCCCACGTGGACCCCGTGTCACGCCGTATGGCTAATTTATCCTACTGCATGTGGGTGGTTGCTCACAGCCTGATGTTCTTGGTCTGTTTTGTGGTGACTGATCTCGCCCTGGTGTTCACAAAGCTGCTGGTGAAGGGCTCCAGCGTGCCCTGTTGCTGGAACATTCTAAAGCGCCCCAGTACCAGTGGAAAGCGCAGAACGGAGGCCGTGCCTGTGGGGAGGGCAGGCGCGCTGTCTCACGTTTGCCTGATTAGCGctattaataaaaatcaattaatatttttcttgctagcAAATGTTATGACAGGTACTGTGAATATACTGATAGATACAATCCACAGCAGGACTGCATTTACATTGTGTATACTACACTTGTATATGTTTGTTAACTGTTTAATTATGTATATATTGCATGCCAAAAATATAGTATTAAAGTTTTGGTGA
- the MYO19 gene encoding unconventional myosin-XIX isoform X3: MPKQENGQKEDSIVQNDLSESFGEEVRAFLSDEEKLHLFDDLTKVNPVTTTTVLKCLQARYRVNLFYTNAGCSLVALNPFQPVSCLYSPELMREYHGALRPQDLKPHIFAVAEQTYRNVQSQIEPVNQSIIVSGESGAGKTWTSRCLMKFYASIAASVISPKGNETVERIEKRVLDSNPVMEAFGNACTLRNNNSSRFGKYIQLQLDRSHHLSSASIQTFLLEKTRVAYQAPNERNFHIFYQITKGATAEERLEWNLPEGADYRWLPNSERNLDEDCFEVTRDAMFHLGIDRSTQNNIFKVLSGLLHLGNIQFSNPADEAQPCELEDKTKDFVKTAGDLLKIPVEELLESLRIRTITAGKQQQVFKKPCSRAECETRRDCLAKAVYAKLFEWLVLVINESIYADPSAWTSFIGLLDVYGFEAFPENSLEQLCINYANEKLQQHFVAHYLKAQQEEYAAEGLPWSFINYQDNQNCLDLIEANPLSIFSLLNEECRLNRSSNTDLFQTRIEKALSNNQCLSRNKFSKEPNFIISHYAGKVCYQLAAMVEKNKDPIPPELVNVLQNSKDPLLQKLFPVAEGNQNNIKTQNRAAVVTVVSKFKGSLEHLMQLVNSTTPHYIRCIKPNAGCKAMTFQREEVLSQLQACGIVEAITISAAGFPVRIPFQSFTERYEILRKSCPSNKNRVCDKSNYHTAKKKAYLDSAASSAFCNLLHAILFSERGWTLENTIQSTR, encoded by the exons ATGCCAAAgcag GAAAATGGCCAAAAAGAAGATTCCATTGTCCAGAATGACCTCAGTGAATCATTTGGAGAAGAAGTTAGAGCGTTCCTCAGTGATGAAGAAAAACTGCATCTTTTTGATGACCTCACAAAAGTTAATCCGGTGACAACTACAACAG TTCTGAAATGTCTTCAAGCAAGATATAGAGTAAACTTGTTTTATACAAATGCTGGCTGCAGCCTGGTGGCTTTAAATCCATTTCAGCCTGTCTCCTGCCTCTATTCACCCGAGCTTATGAGAGAGTACCACGGTGCGCTTCGCCCTCAG GATTTAAAACCTCACATCTTTGCAGTGGCTGAGCAAACCTACAGAAATGTCCAAAGCCAGATAGAACCTGTAAACCAGTCCATAATTGTGAGTGGAGAAAGTGGTGCTGGGAAG ACTTGGACATCTCGCTGCCTTATGAAATTCTATGCTTCCATTGCTGCTTCAGTTATCTCCCCAAAAGGCAATGAAACCGTGGAAAGGATAGAGAAGAGAGTGTTGGATTCCAACCCTGTCATGGAAGCATTTG GAAATGCATGTACCCTGCGGAATAACAACAGTAGCCGTTTTGGAAAATACATCCAGCTTCAGTTAGACAG ATCCCACCACCTGAGCAGTGCTTCCATTCAGACTTTCCTTTTGGAGAAGACCAGAGTTGCCTATCAGGCCCCCAATGAAAGaaactttcatattttttatcaG ATCACAAAAGGTGCCACTGCAGAGGAGAGGCTGGAATGGAACCTTCCAGAAGGGGCTGACTACCGCTGGCTGCcaaattctgaaagaaactTAGATG AGGACTGCTTCGAGGTGACCAGAGATGCAATGTTTCACTTGGGCATTGACCGCTCCACGCAGAACAATATTTTCAAG GTGTTGTCAGGCCTTCTCCATCTTGGGAACATTCAGTTCTCTAATCCAGCGGATGAAGCTCAGCCTTGTGAACTAGAAGACAAAACCAAAG ATTTTGTGAAGACCGCTGGAGATTTGCTGAAGATACCTGTCGAGGAACTACTGGAATCATTAAGAATTCGAACAATAACTgctggaaaacaacaacaagtcTTCAAGAAGCCATGCTCCAGAGCCGAGTGTGAGACCAGGAGGGACTGCCTGGCCAAAGCCGTCTACGCCAA ATTGTTCGAATGGCTTGTTCTGGTCATAAATGAGAGCATCTACGCAGATCCATCAGCGTGGACCAGCTTCATAG GTTTGTTGGATGTTTACGGTTTTGAAGCCTTCCCTGAAAACAGCCTGGAACAGCTTTGTATTAACTACGCCAacgagaagctgcagcagcactttgTAGCGCACTATCTGAAGGCACAACAG GAAGAATACGCAGCGGAAGGGCTCCCGTGGTCATTCATCAACTACCAGGACAACCAGAACTGCCTCGACCTGATAGAGGCCAATCCtctcagcattttttctctGCTCAATGAG GAGTGCCGTCTGAATAGATCCTCAAACACCGACCTGTTTCAAACTCGGATTGAGAAAGCCTTGTCTAATAATCAGTGTTTAAGTCGAAACAAGTTTAGTAAGGAGCCTAACTTCATTATTTCACATTACGCTGGCAAAGTCTGCTATCAGCTGGCAGCAATGGTGGAGAAAAATAAG GACCCCATTCCACCAGAGCTGGTCAACGTTTTGCAGAATTCTAAGGACCCTTtgcttcaaaaattatttcctgtggCAGAAGGGAACCAAAATAACATCAAAACCCAGAACAGAGCAGCTGTTGTGACAGTGGTGTCAAAGTTCAAG GGTTCACTGGAGCACCTCATGCAGCTTGTGAACAGCACCACGCCGCATTACATCCGATGCATCAAGCCTAACGCTGGCTGCAAGGCAATGACTTTTCAAAGAGAAGAG GTTCTCAGCCAGCTCCAGGCGTGTGGGATAGTCGAAGCCATCACCATCAGCGCAGCAGGCTTCCCCGTTAG GATCCCTTTCCAAAGTTTCACTGAGCGCTATGAAATACTGAGAAAATCATGTCCGTCCAATAAAAACAGAGTATGTGATAAAAGCAACTACCACACTGCCAAGAAAAAAG CTTACCTGgattctgctgcttcttctgccttttgcaaCCTTCTGCATGCGATTCTTTTTTCTGAGCGAGGATGGACTTTAGAAAACACAATCCAATCTACAAG
- the MYO19 gene encoding unconventional myosin-XIX isoform X2, with protein MPKQENGQKEDSIVQNDLSESFGEEVRAFLSDEEKLHLFDDLTKVNPVTTTTVLKCLQARYRVNLFYTNAGCSLVALNPFQPVSCLYSPELMREYHGALRPQDLKPHIFAVAEQTYRNVQSQIEPVNQSIIVSGESGAGKTWTSRCLMKFYASIAASVISPKGNETVERIEKRVLDSNPVMEAFGNACTLRNNNSSRFGKYIQLQLDRSHHLSSASIQTFLLEKTRVAYQAPNERNFHIFYQITKGATAEERLEWNLPEGADYRWLPNSERNLDEDCFEVTRDAMFHLGIDRSTQNNIFKVLSGLLHLGNIQFSNPADEAQPCELEDKTKDFVKTAGDLLKIPVEELLESLRIRTITAGKQQQVFKKPCSRAECETRRDCLAKAVYAKLFEWLVLVINESIYADPSAWTSFIGLLDVYGFEAFPENSLEQLCINYANEKLQQHFVAHYLKAQQEEYAAEGLPWSFINYQDNQNCLDLIEANPLSIFSLLNEECRLNRSSNTDLFQTRIEKALSNNQCLSRNKFSKEPNFIISHYAGKVCYQLAAMVEKNKDPIPPELVNVLQNSKDPLLQKLFPVAEGNQNNIKTQNRAAVVTVVSKFKGSLEHLMQLVNSTTPHYIRCIKPNAGCKAMTFQREEVLSQLQACGIVEAITISAAGFPVRIPFQSFTERYEILRKSCPSNKNRVCDKSNYHTAKKKAYLDSAASSAFCNLLHAILFSERGWTLENTIQSTSNIYRRKTNSIQDEKIQSPSSSGTGHAATHAALP; from the exons ATGCCAAAgcag GAAAATGGCCAAAAAGAAGATTCCATTGTCCAGAATGACCTCAGTGAATCATTTGGAGAAGAAGTTAGAGCGTTCCTCAGTGATGAAGAAAAACTGCATCTTTTTGATGACCTCACAAAAGTTAATCCGGTGACAACTACAACAG TTCTGAAATGTCTTCAAGCAAGATATAGAGTAAACTTGTTTTATACAAATGCTGGCTGCAGCCTGGTGGCTTTAAATCCATTTCAGCCTGTCTCCTGCCTCTATTCACCCGAGCTTATGAGAGAGTACCACGGTGCGCTTCGCCCTCAG GATTTAAAACCTCACATCTTTGCAGTGGCTGAGCAAACCTACAGAAATGTCCAAAGCCAGATAGAACCTGTAAACCAGTCCATAATTGTGAGTGGAGAAAGTGGTGCTGGGAAG ACTTGGACATCTCGCTGCCTTATGAAATTCTATGCTTCCATTGCTGCTTCAGTTATCTCCCCAAAAGGCAATGAAACCGTGGAAAGGATAGAGAAGAGAGTGTTGGATTCCAACCCTGTCATGGAAGCATTTG GAAATGCATGTACCCTGCGGAATAACAACAGTAGCCGTTTTGGAAAATACATCCAGCTTCAGTTAGACAG ATCCCACCACCTGAGCAGTGCTTCCATTCAGACTTTCCTTTTGGAGAAGACCAGAGTTGCCTATCAGGCCCCCAATGAAAGaaactttcatattttttatcaG ATCACAAAAGGTGCCACTGCAGAGGAGAGGCTGGAATGGAACCTTCCAGAAGGGGCTGACTACCGCTGGCTGCcaaattctgaaagaaactTAGATG AGGACTGCTTCGAGGTGACCAGAGATGCAATGTTTCACTTGGGCATTGACCGCTCCACGCAGAACAATATTTTCAAG GTGTTGTCAGGCCTTCTCCATCTTGGGAACATTCAGTTCTCTAATCCAGCGGATGAAGCTCAGCCTTGTGAACTAGAAGACAAAACCAAAG ATTTTGTGAAGACCGCTGGAGATTTGCTGAAGATACCTGTCGAGGAACTACTGGAATCATTAAGAATTCGAACAATAACTgctggaaaacaacaacaagtcTTCAAGAAGCCATGCTCCAGAGCCGAGTGTGAGACCAGGAGGGACTGCCTGGCCAAAGCCGTCTACGCCAA ATTGTTCGAATGGCTTGTTCTGGTCATAAATGAGAGCATCTACGCAGATCCATCAGCGTGGACCAGCTTCATAG GTTTGTTGGATGTTTACGGTTTTGAAGCCTTCCCTGAAAACAGCCTGGAACAGCTTTGTATTAACTACGCCAacgagaagctgcagcagcactttgTAGCGCACTATCTGAAGGCACAACAG GAAGAATACGCAGCGGAAGGGCTCCCGTGGTCATTCATCAACTACCAGGACAACCAGAACTGCCTCGACCTGATAGAGGCCAATCCtctcagcattttttctctGCTCAATGAG GAGTGCCGTCTGAATAGATCCTCAAACACCGACCTGTTTCAAACTCGGATTGAGAAAGCCTTGTCTAATAATCAGTGTTTAAGTCGAAACAAGTTTAGTAAGGAGCCTAACTTCATTATTTCACATTACGCTGGCAAAGTCTGCTATCAGCTGGCAGCAATGGTGGAGAAAAATAAG GACCCCATTCCACCAGAGCTGGTCAACGTTTTGCAGAATTCTAAGGACCCTTtgcttcaaaaattatttcctgtggCAGAAGGGAACCAAAATAACATCAAAACCCAGAACAGAGCAGCTGTTGTGACAGTGGTGTCAAAGTTCAAG GGTTCACTGGAGCACCTCATGCAGCTTGTGAACAGCACCACGCCGCATTACATCCGATGCATCAAGCCTAACGCTGGCTGCAAGGCAATGACTTTTCAAAGAGAAGAG GTTCTCAGCCAGCTCCAGGCGTGTGGGATAGTCGAAGCCATCACCATCAGCGCAGCAGGCTTCCCCGTTAG GATCCCTTTCCAAAGTTTCACTGAGCGCTATGAAATACTGAGAAAATCATGTCCGTCCAATAAAAACAGAGTATGTGATAAAAGCAACTACCACACTGCCAAGAAAAAAG CTTACCTGgattctgctgcttcttctgccttttgcaaCCTTCTGCATGCGATTCTTTTTTCTGAGCGAGGATGGACTTTAGAAAACACAATCCAATCTACAAG